A portion of the Esox lucius isolate fEsoLuc1 chromosome 20, fEsoLuc1.pri, whole genome shotgun sequence genome contains these proteins:
- the lenep gene encoding lens epithelial cell protein LEP503, producing MHPQRPLPQAMPSSLGQNLRDVAMGLGRGKNFLGGNIAYGFIQSFKECLYFLLCCWCIKEILD from the coding sequence ATGCACCCGCAGCGTCCTCTCCCCCAGGCCATGCCCTCCTCCCTGGGGCAGAACCTACGTGATGTGGCCATGGGCCTGGGCAGAGGGAAAAACTTCCTGGGTGGAAACATTGCCTATGGCTTCATCCAGTCCTTCAAAGAGtgtctttacttcctgctctgcTGCTGGTGCATTAAGGAGATACtggactga